In Kogia breviceps isolate mKogBre1 chromosome 19, mKogBre1 haplotype 1, whole genome shotgun sequence, a single genomic region encodes these proteins:
- the CLUH gene encoding clustered mitochondria protein homolog isoform X2: MVIKTDELPAAAPADSAREPSSQDVGKGRPGAAELPSVMLLNGDCPESLKKEEGAAEPPRENGLDEAEPGEETTGQEVIVIQDTGFSVKILAPGIEPFSLQVSPQEMVQEIHQVLMDREDTCHRTCFSLHLDGNMLDHFSELRSVEGLQEGSVLRVVEEPYTVREARIHVRHVRDLLKSLDPSDAFNGVDCNSLSFLSVFTDGDLGDSGKRKKGLEMDPIDCTPPEYILPGSRERPLCPLQPQNRDWKPLQCLKVLTMSGWNPPPGNRKMHGDLMYLFVITAEDRQVSITASTRGFYLNQSTAYHFNPKPASPRFLSHSLVELLNQISPTFKKNFAALQKKRVQRHPFERIATPFQVYSWTAPQAEHAMDCVRAEDAYTSRLGYEEHIPGQTRDWNEELQTTRELPRKNLPERLLRERAIFKVHSDFTAAATRGAMAVIDGNVMAINPSEETKMQMFIWNNIFFSLGFDVRDHYKDFGGDVAAYVAPTNDLNGVRTYNAVDVEGLYTLGTVVVDYRGYRVTAQSIIPGILERDQEQSVIYGSIDFGKTVVSHPRYLELLERTSRPLKILRHRVLNDRDEEVELCSSVECKGIIGNDGRHYILDLLRTFPPDLNFLPVPGEVLPEECTRAGFPRAHRHKLCCLRQELVDAFVEHRYLLFMKLAALQLMQQKASKMETPPSLENGDPPSSESKPEDPPAPEVGSEEEGSSASGLAKVKELAETVASDDGTDPRSREVIRNACKAVGSVSSTAFDVRFNPDIFSPGVRFPESCQEEVRDQKQLLKDAAAFLLSCQIPGLVKDFADHAVLPMDGATLAEVMRQRGINMRYLGKVLDLVLRSPARDQLDHIYKIGIGELLTRSAKHIFKTYLQGVELSGLSAAISHFLNCFLSSYPNPVAHLPADELVSKKRNRRRRNRPPGAADNTAWAVMTPQELWKNICQEAKNYFDFSLECETVDQAVETYGLQKIALLREISLKTGIQILLKEYSFDSRHKPAFTEEDVLNIFPVVKHVNPKASDAFHFFQSGQAKVQQGFLKEGCELINEALNLFNNVYGAMHVEICACLRLLARLHYIMGDYAEALSNQQKAVLMSERVMGIEHPNTIQEYMHLALYCFASSQLSTALSLLYRARYLTLLVFGEEHPEVALLDNNIGLVLHGVMECDLSLRFLENALAVSTKYHGPKSLKVALSHHLVARVYESKAEFRSALQHEKEGYTIYKTQLGEDHEKTKESSEYLKCLTQQAVALQRTMNEIYRNGSSANIPPLKFTAPSMASVLEQLNAINGILFIPLSQKDLENLKAEVARRHQLQEASGNRDKAEEPMATEPEPAGASEDAASQPPAAKDPPSLSLQG; this comes from the exons GGATGAGGCTGAGCCGGGAGAGGAGACCACTGGACAGGAAGTCATTGTCATTCAGGACACGGGCTTTTCTGTGAAGATCCTGGCTCCTGGGATCGAGCCCTTCTCCCTCCAG GTGTCCCCCCAGGAGATGGTACAGGAGATCCACCAGGTGCTCATGGACCGTGAAGACACATGTCACCGCACCTGCTTCTCACTGCACCTGGATGGCAACATGCTGGACCACTTCTCAGAGCTGCGCAGCGtggaggggctgcaggagggcTCGGTGCTACGCGTGGTGGAAG AGCCATACACAGTGCGAGAGGCCCGCATCCACGTGCGCCACGTTCGAGACCTGCTCAAGAGCCTGGACCCATCCGATGCCTTCAACGGGGTTGACTGCAACTCCTTGTCCTTCCTGAGTGTCTTTACTGATGGCGACCTGGGAG ACAGCGGGAAGCGGAAGAAGGGCTTGGAGATGGACCCCATCGACTGTACACCGCCTGAGTACATCCTTCCAGGGAGCCGGGAGCGGCCGTTGTGTCCTCTGCAGCCCCAGAACCGTGATTGGAAG CCCCTGCAGTGCCTGAAAGTGCTCACCATGAGCGGCTGGAACCCCCCCCCCGGGAATCGCAAGATGCACGGGGACCTCATGTACCTGTTCGTGATCACAGCCGAGGACCGACAAGTCAGCATCACGGCCTCCACTCGGGGATTTTACCTGAACCA GTCCACAGCGTACCACTTCAACCCCAAGCCTGCCAGCCCCCGCTTCCTCAGCCACTCCCTGGTGGAGCTGCTCAACCAGATCAGCCCAACCTTCAAAAAAAACTTTGCCGCCCTGCAGAAGAAAAG GGTCCAGCGCCACCCGTTCGAGAGGATCGCCACCCCGTTCCAGGTATACAGCTGGACGGCGCCGCAGGCGGAGCACGCCATGGACTGCGTGCGCGCGGAGGACGCCTACACCTCCCGGCTGGGCTACGAGGAGCATATTCCAGGACAG ACCCGGGACTGGAATGAGGAGCTGCAGACAACGCGGGAGCTGCCTCGGAAGAACCTGCCTGAGCGGCTGCTGCGAGAAAGAGCCATATTCAAG GTACACAGCGACTTCACGGCGGCAGCTACGCGGGGCGCCATGGCAGTCATCGATGGCAACGTGATGGCCATCAACCCCAGCGAGGAGACCAAGATGCAGATGTTCATCTGGAACAACATCTTCTTCAGCTTGGGCTTCGATGTCCGCGACCACTACAAGGACTTCGGTGGGGACGTGGCGGCCTACGTGGCGCCCACCAACGACCTGAATGGAGTGCGCACATACAATGCCGTGGATGTGGAGGGGCTGTACACGCTGGGCACGGTGGTGGTGGATTACCGCGGCTACCGTGTCACGGCCCAGTCCATCATCCCCGGCATCCTGGAGCGGGACCAGGAGCAGAGCGTCATCTACGGCTCCATTGACTTTGGCAAGACGGTGGTGTCGCACCCACGTTACCTGGAGCTGCTGGAACGCACGAGCCGGCCCCTCAAGATCCTGAGGCACCGGGTGCTCAACGACCGGGATGAAGAGGTGGAGCTCTGCTCCTCCGTGGAGTGCAAGGGCATCATCGGCAACGACGGTCGCCACTACATCCTTGACCTGCTGCGCACCTTCCCCCCCGACCTCAACTTCCTGCCCGTGCCCGGCGAGGTGCTGCCCGAGGAGTGCACCCGCGCCGGTTTCCCCCGCGCCCACCGCCACAAGCTCTGCTGCCTGCGCCAGGAGCTGGTGGACGCCTTCGTGGAGCACAG GTACCTCCTCTTCATGAAGCTGGCAGCCCTGCAGCTGATGCAGCAGAAGGCCAGCAAGATGGAGACACCCCCGTCACTGGAAAACGGTGACCCCCCATCCTCGGAGTCCAAGCCTGAAGACCCTCCAGCACCCGAGGTGGGAAGCGAGGAGGAGGGCAGCAGTGCTAGTGGCCTGGCCAAGGTGAAGGAGCTGGCGGAGACCGTCGCCTCGGACGACGGGACAG ACCCTCGCAGTCGGGAGGTGATCCGCAACGCGTGCAAGGCTGTGGGCTCCGTCAGCAGCACGGCCTTCGACGTCCGCTTCAACCCCGACATCTTCTCGCCAG gggTTCGCTTCCCGGAGTCTTGCCAGGAGGAAGTTCGGGACCAGAAGCAGCTGCTAAAAGATGCTGCTGCCTTCCTGCTCTCCTGCCAGATCCCCGGCTTg GTGAAGGACTTCGCAGACCACGCGGTGCTGCCCATGGACGGGGCCACGCTGGCCGAGGTGATGCGTCAGCGCGGCATTAATATGCGCTACCTGGGCAAGGTGCTGGACCTGGTACTCCGGAGCCCGGCCCGGGACCAACTGGACCACATCTAC AAGATCGGCATCGGAGAGCTCCTCACCCGCTCTGCCAAGCACATCTTCAAGACGTACTTACAG GGGGTCGAGCTCTCGGGGCTCTCGGCTGCCATCAGCCACTTCCTGAACTGCTTCCTGAGCTCCTACCCCAACCCCGTGGCCCACCTGCCTGCCGACGAGCTCGTCTCCAAGAAGAGGAACAGGAGGAGGAGAAACCGGCCGCCAGGGGCAGCGGATAACACAGCCTGGGCTGTCATGACCCCCCAGGAGCTTTGGAAGAACATCTGCCAGGAGGCCAAGAACTACTTTGACTTCAGCCTCGAGTG TGAGACCGTGGACCAGGCCGTGGAGACCTACGGGCTGCAGAAGATCGCGCTGCTGCGGGAGATCTCCCTGAAAACCGGAATCCAG ATCCTGCTGAAGGAGTACAGCTTCGACAGCCGCCACAAGCCTGCGTTCACGGAGGAGGACGTGCTCAACATCTTCCCCGTGGTCAAACACGTCAACCCGAAGGCTTCAGACGCCTTTCACTTCTTCCAGAGCGGGCAGGCCAAAGTACAGCagg gcttcctgaaggagggcTGCGAGCTCATCAACGAGGCCCTGAACCTGTTCAACAACGTGTACGGAGCCATGCACGTGGAGATCTGCGCCTGCCTGCGCCTCCTCGCCCGCCTCCACTACATCATGGGCGACTACGCTGAG gccctcagcaACCAACAGAAGGCTGTGCTGATGAGCGAGCGCGTGATGGGCATCGAGCACCCCAACACCATCCAGGAATAT ATGCACCTGGCCCTGTACTGCTTTGCCAGCAGCCAGCTGTCCACGGCCCTGAGCCTGCTGTACCGCGCCCGCTATCTCACACTGCTCGTGTTCGGGGAGGAGCACCCTGAGGTGGCCCTGCTGGAC aACAACATCGGGCTGGTGCTGCACGGAGTGATGGAGTGTGACCTgtcgctgcgcttcctggagaACGCGCTGGCCGTCAGCACCAAGTACCACGGGCCCAAGTCCCTCAAGGTGGCCCTCAG CCACCACCTGGTCGCCCGTGTCTATGAGAGCAAAGCCGAGTTCCGGTCAGCCCTGCAGCACGAGAAGGAAGGCTACACCATCTACAAGACACAG TTGGGCGAGGACCACGAGAAGACCAAGGAGAGCTCCGAGTACCTCAAGTGCCTGACCCAGCAGGCCGTGGCCCTGCAGCGCACCATGAACGAGATCTACCGCAACGGCTCCAGCGCCAACATCCCGCCCCTCAAG TTCACAGCCCCCAGCATGGCCAGCGTCTTGGAGCAGCTGAACGCCATCAACGGCATCCTCTTCATTCCTCTCAG CCAAAAAGACTTGGAGAATCTGAAAGCCGAGGTGGCGCGGCGGCACCAGCTCCAGGAGGCCAGCGGGAACAGGGATAAGGCTGAGGAGCCCATGGCTACTGAGCCAGAGCCAGCAGGGGCCTCAGAGGATGcggcctcccagcccccagctgccAAGGACCCTCCTTCCCTGAGCTTGCAGGGGTAG